In Corynebacterium matruchotii, a single genomic region encodes these proteins:
- a CDS encoding excalibur calcium-binding domain-containing protein yields MRKTLITFTIAMSLGFSSTIANAQDTTTTDLSPVVEAEVTQTEQTTQNTTSDATVTGSDEAKSSSSSQETKPEAPAASEAEAETTSDEGLVAEKPEVDPGSQIKDQLSSSKLSSKDEKSADKDKATKTEDKSEISDNSSSLSSKKDEKKPAGITQTADEANKSQQASSNPALRVAGVIAGIVGVLGLIGGGIFWALQQNLINIPGLPNPFAPKPAPAPAPAPAPQPAPAPAPAQNQPARQAQAQAQPVRHQAPAPAASGKRYKNCRAVWNELGRPIRSNEPGYGRHLDRDGDGVGCERRPR; encoded by the coding sequence GTGCGTAAAACACTTATCACCTTCACGATTGCCATGAGCTTGGGCTTCTCCTCCACCATTGCTAATGCCCAAGACACCACCACCACCGATCTTTCCCCGGTCGTGGAAGCCGAAGTAACCCAAACGGAACAAACCACCCAAAACACCACCTCCGACGCCACCGTGACCGGCAGCGACGAAGCCAAATCCAGCAGCAGCTCTCAGGAAACAAAGCCCGAAGCGCCGGCAGCCTCTGAGGCCGAAGCCGAGACTACCTCCGACGAGGGCCTAGTCGCAGAGAAACCGGAAGTGGATCCGGGCTCCCAAATCAAGGATCAGCTGTCCTCCTCCAAGCTCAGCAGCAAGGATGAGAAATCCGCAGACAAGGATAAGGCAACCAAGACCGAGGATAAGTCCGAAATTTCGGATAACAGCTCTTCGTTGTCTTCCAAGAAGGATGAGAAGAAGCCGGCAGGAATCACGCAAACCGCTGATGAAGCCAATAAGAGTCAGCAAGCTAGTTCGAATCCTGCCCTGCGGGTTGCTGGCGTCATCGCTGGCATCGTTGGTGTGCTAGGGCTCATTGGCGGCGGCATCTTCTGGGCCCTCCAGCAAAACCTCATCAACATCCCGGGCCTGCCTAACCCGTTCGCACCAAAGCCAGCTCCGGCACCTGCACCAGCCCCGGCACCACAGCCGGCCCCCGCACCTGCACCTGCCCAAAATCAGCCAGCCCGACAGGCCCAAGCCCAGGCTCAGCCGGTTCGCCACCAGGCACCCGCACCTGCTGCCTCCGGCAAGCGCTACAAGAACTGCCGTGCCGTGTGGAATGAGCTTGGTCGCCCGATCCGAAGCAATGAGCCCGGCTATGGTCGCCACCTCGACCGGGATGGTGACGGCGTGGGTTGCGAACGCCGTCCTCGCTAA
- a CDS encoding transcriptional regulator → MNMRDWILSLPGSPLPTQAATAAGIDISTISRQLKRNHISAENVIKLCKTFGKSPIDGLIETGYLSPTDAQEISISSALRDATNRQLAAEVTRRMDIGLEASEKLSEE, encoded by the coding sequence ATGAATATGAGGGATTGGATTTTAAGCCTGCCGGGCTCCCCCCTGCCCACTCAAGCGGCCACCGCTGCCGGCATCGATATCAGCACCATCAGCCGCCAGTTGAAGCGCAATCATATTTCGGCGGAAAACGTGATTAAGCTTTGTAAAACCTTCGGCAAATCCCCCATCGACGGCCTCATCGAAACCGGCTACCTTTCCCCCACTGACGCCCAGGAGATCAGCATCTCCAGCGCGTTGCGCGATGCAACCAATAGGCAGCTCGCCGCCGAAGTGACCCGCCGCATGGATATAGGCCTGGAGGCGAGCGAAAAATTGAGCGAAGAATAA